In one window of Prionailurus bengalensis isolate Pbe53 chromosome B3, Fcat_Pben_1.1_paternal_pri, whole genome shotgun sequence DNA:
- the EIF2S1 gene encoding eukaryotic translation initiation factor 2 subunit 1, with the protein MPGLSCRFYQHKFPEVEDVVMVNVRSIAEMGAYVSLLEYNNIEGMILLSELSRRRIRSINKLIRIGRNECVVVIRVDKEKGYIDLSKRRVSPEEAIKCEDKFTKSKTVYSILRHVAEVLEYTKDEQLESLFQRTAWVFDDKYKRPGYGAYDAFKHAVSDPSILDSLDLNEDERGVLINNINRRLTPQAVKIRADIEVACYGYEGIDAVKEALRAGLNCSTETMPIKINLIAPPRYVMTTTTLERTEGLSVLNQAMAVIKEKIEEKRGVFNVQMEPKVVTDTDETELARQLERLERENAEVDGDDDAEEMEAKAED; encoded by the exons atgCCGGGTCTAAGTTGTAGATTTTATCAACACAAATTTCCTGAGGTGGAAGATGTAGTGATGGTGAACGTAAGGTCCATTGCTGAAATGGGGGCTTATGTCAGCTTGCTGGAATACAACAATATTGAAGGCATGATTCTTCTTAGTGAGTTGTCCAGAAGGCGTATCCGTTCTATAAACAAACTCATCAGAATTGGCAGGAATGAATGTGTGGTAGTCATTAGAGTGGACAAAGAAAAAG GATATATTGATTTGTCAAAAAGAAGAGTTTCTCCAGAGGAAGCAATCAAATGTGAAGATAAATTCACCAAATCCAAAACT gTTTACAGTATTCTTCGTCATGTTGCTGAGGTGTTAGAGTACACCAAAGACGAGCAGCTGGAGAGCCTGTTCCAGAGGACTGCCTGGGTCTTTGATGACAAATACAAGAGACCCGGATACGGTGCCTATGATGCATTTAAGCATGCAGTCTC AGACCCATCTATTTTGGATAGTTTAGATTTGAATGAAGATGAACGGGGAGTActtattaacaatattaataggCGTTTGACACCACAAGCTGTCAAAATTCGAGCAg ATATTGAAGTGGCTTGTTATGGTTATGAAGGCATTGATGCTGTAAAAGAAGCCCTGAGAGCAGGTTTGAATTGTTCTACAGAAACCATGCCCATCAAG atTAATCTAATAGCTCCTCCTAGATATGTGATGACAACAACAACCCTGGAGAGAACAGAAGGCCTCTCTGTCCTCAATCAAGCTATGGctgttataaaagaaaagattgaggAAAAGAGGGGTGTCTTCAATGTCCAAATGGAG CCTAAAGTGGTCACAGATACAGATGAGACCGAACTTGCAAGGCAGCTTGAGAggcttgagagagagaatgcagaagTGGATGGAGATGATGATGCAGAAGAAATGGAAGCCAAAGCCGAAGATTAA
- the PLEK2 gene encoding pleckstrin-2 → MEDGVLKEGFLVKRGHIVHNWKARWFILRQNTLLYYKLQGGRKVTPPKGRILLDGCTITCPCLEYENRPLLIKLKTQTSTEYFLEACSREERDAWAFEITGAIHAGQPGKVQQLHILKNSFKLPPHISLHRIVDKMHDSSSGIRPSPNMEQGSTYKKTFIGSSLVDWLISNSFSANRLEAVTLASMLMEENFLKPVGVRSMGAIRSGDLAEQFLDDSTALYTFAESYKKKISSKEEISLSTVELSGTVVKQGYLAKQGHKRKNWKVRRFVLRKDPAFLHYYDPSKEENRPVGGFSLRGSLVSALEDNGIPTGVKGNVQGNLFKVITKDDTHYYIQASSKAERAEWIEAIKKLT, encoded by the exons ATGGAGGACGGCGTGCTCAAGGAGGGTTTCCTCGTCAAGAGG GGTCACATTGTCCACAACTGGAAAGCACGATGGTTCATCCTCCGGCAGAACACGCTGCTGTACTACAAGCTCCAGGGGGGTCGGAAGGTGACCCCTCCCAAGGGCCGGATCCTTCTGGATGGCTGCACCATCACCTGCCCCTGCCTGGAGTATGAAAACCGACCC CTTCTCATTAAGTTGAAGACTCAAACATCCACTGAGTACTTCCTGGAAGCCTGTTCTCGAGAGGAGAGGGACGCCTGGGCCTTTGAGATAACAGGAGCTATTCACGCTGGGCAGCCGGGGAAAGTCCAGCAACTCCACATATTGAAGAACTCCTTCAAGCTGCCCCCTCACATCAGTCTGCA TCGCATTGTGGACAAGATGCACGACAGCAGCAGTGGAATCCGGCCAAGCCCCAACATGGAACAGGGAAGCACCTACAAAAAGACCTTCATAG GCTCCTCCCTAGTGGACTGGCTCATCTCCAACAGCTTTTCTGCTAACCGTCTGGAGGCTGTGACCCTGGCCTCCATGCTCATGGAAGAGAATTTCCTTAAGCCAGTAGGCGTCCGAAGCATGGGAGCCATTCGCTCTGGAGACCTGGCCGAGCAGTTCCTGGATGACTCCACGGCCCTGTACACTTTC GCTGAGAGCTACAAGAAGAAGATAAGCTCCAAGGAAGAAATTAGCCTCAGCACTGTGGAGTTGAGTGGCACAGTGGTAAAACAAGGCTATCTGGCCAAGCAG ggacacaaaaggaaaaactggaaGGTGCGGCGCTTTGTTCTGAGGAAGGATCCGGCTTTTCTGCATTACTATGACCCTTCCAAA GAAGAGAACCGGCCAGTGGGTGGGTTTTCTCTTCGTGGTTCCCTCGTGTCTGCTCTGGAGGATAACGGCATTCCCACTG GGGTTAAAGGAAATGTCCAGGGGAATCTCTTCAAAGTGATTACCAAGGATGACACACACTATTACATCCAGGCCAGCAGCAAGGCTGAGCGAGCTGAGTGGATTGAAGCTATCAAAAAGCTAACGTGA